From Oncorhynchus nerka isolate Pitt River unplaced genomic scaffold, Oner_Uvic_2.0 unplaced_scaffold_2324, whole genome shotgun sequence, one genomic window encodes:
- the LOC135567233 gene encoding golgin subfamily A member 6-like protein 22 translates to MEKRQKHIGGEEERQKEIERENEEQLFKQKQIEMEEEEREEERQRAIEEKERQREMGEKERRQQQEERKIMFERDQEEENIWKQKQIDMEKEGREGENKRQREIEEIHRRQQQEERQNQKEKEKEREKDNENQREMELKDQQQKEMEKEKMIMREREEAGRRKEGQKNIFGEIEGQNELEIEQEREMEEKQEVIKEAEEEYREREERGKEVSMKKHVVVNVKAKAREVFNRRKERRLEVLKGEREHIERGQQIRREKEERRLEMERKQERARQQEEQDRKQEIEIARQKEMLRLREEERQREEEREEQRKKAIKCHLSLIRERENIIEAKKKKGDGGRGKKGDP, encoded by the coding sequence ATGGAAAAGAGACAAAAACATatcggaggagaagaagagagacagaaagagattgaaagagagaatgAAGAACAACTATTTAAACAGAAGCaaatagagatggaagaggaagaacgagaagaagagagacagagagcgatcgaagagaaagagagacagagagagatgggagagaaagaaagacgacaacaacaagaggagagaaagataatGTTTGAGAGagatcaagaagaagaaaatatatggaaacagaagcaaATTGAcatggagaaggagggaagagagggggagaacaagagacagagagagatagaagagatacacagacgacaacaacaagaggagagacagaatcaaaaggagaaggagaaagaaagggagaaagacaatgagaatcagagagagatggaattaaAAGATCAGCaacagaaagagatggagaaagaaaagATGAttatgagagaaagggaggaagcaggaagaagaaaggaggggcagaaaaatatttttggggaaaTTGAGGgacagaatgaactggagatagaacaggagagagagatggaagaaaagCAGGAAGTGATTAAGGAAGCAGAGGAAGAgtacagggaaagagaagagagaggaaaggaagtaAGCATGAAGAAACATGTAGTAGTTAATGTTAAAGCAAAAGCACGGGAAGTCTTCAATAGGCGTAAAGAGAGGAGGTTAGAAGTGTTGAAGGGGGAACGAGAACACATAGAAAGAGGACAACAaatcaggagggagaaggaggaaagaCGGCTGGAGATGGAAAGAAAACAGGAGAGGGCAAGACAACAAGAGGAGCAGGATAGAAAACAAGAGATTGAAATTGCTAGACAGAAAGAAATGTTGAGactaagagaggaggagaggcagagagaggaggagagagaggagcagagaaagaAAGCCATTAAATGCCATTTATCtttaatcagagagagagaaaatataatAGAGGCAAAAAAAAAGAAAGGAGATGGTGGAAGAGGAAAGAAGGGAGATCCTTGA